Proteins encoded by one window of Lycium barbarum isolate Lr01 chromosome 11, ASM1917538v2, whole genome shotgun sequence:
- the LOC132617539 gene encoding heavy metal-associated isoprenylated plant protein 16-like: protein MKQKVIIKLFMDRNDQRCRTKAFKIAVSQPGVESAAIQGGENYQLEIVGEHVDPVVLTNCLRKKVGQAELVSVVSVVAAGSGANPEASKPVRPQPQPYSYPDFGVPQYQVYEVRDPNPACCSIM, encoded by the exons ATGAAA CAAAAGGTGATTATCAAATTATTCATGGATAGGAATGATCAGAGATGTCGGACCAAGGCCTTCAAGATTGCTGTTTCTCAACCAG GAGTGGAATCAGCAGCCATACAGGGAGGTGAAAATTACCAATTAGAAATAGTGGGAGAGCATGTTGACCCAGTAGTTCTTACCAACTGCCTCAGGAAGAAAGTGGGCCAAGCCGAACTGGTGAGTGTTGTGTCCGTTGTTGCTGCAGGTTCTGGCGCAAATCCTGAAGCTTCAAAACCTGTGAGGCCTCAGCCACAACCCTATAGTTACCCCGATTTTGGCGTACCTCAATACCAAGTTTACGAAGTTAGAGACCCCAATCCGGCTTGCTGCTCCATTATGTGA